The Kineosporia sp. NBRC 101731 genome has a window encoding:
- a CDS encoding cytochrome P450, with amino-acid sequence MSHLPVAPFDHHSDLANEDPVAYYAGFRESCPVGRTTAHGGFVYTTTYADVVRTARDDATFSSSRDADPAGDGTVIVIPRGAGLEQYPIELDPPRSTLYRDLIEPLLSPAAVARLRPMIARHTARVMDAFIEAGSADLVGDLTNPLPAAVTLDWLGFPEDDWPRLAGPIHDIFAARAGSERAARGAAGLAFMDQRIRELIRSRRETPCDDAVSTLAGARRPDGNPFGDDELVSVIGLLVAGGVDTTTSLTGSTLVHLARHPHDRARLREHPDLLTSATEEFLRAFAPSQSMARTATTDTSIGGCPVKHGDRVLIPWVAANYDPAVFEAPDEIRLDRDARRHLSFGIGTHRCVGAHLARAMFTEMIGQVLTRLGDYTIDEAGLQEYPTKGNQVGWDAIPARFTPGRPFTVTPDTLTVGAVEEIARDILSVEFTAPDGCALPPWEPGAHLEIVLPSGQLRQYSLCGDPADLSRYRIAVLREDEGRGGSLELHHIATPGLVVGFRPPRNHFPLSEAPSYLFLAGGIGITPLLPMIHHAASTGRTFRVVYGGRRRAGMAFVAELEDLGGLTVVPYEESGYPDFARHVQGLPEGTAVYACGSPSMLTAVETACAAHGLALYTERFTAPDVDTLGDPATNPPFEVILSRTGTRLPVPPDQRLIEVVRQARPNLAYDCEKGYCGACETRVLSGIPEHRDSLLTPAEREAGATMMICISRCAEGPLVLDL; translated from the coding sequence ATGTCCCATCTCCCCGTGGCTCCGTTCGACCATCACAGCGACCTCGCGAACGAGGATCCCGTTGCCTACTACGCGGGATTCCGGGAGAGCTGTCCGGTCGGGCGCACCACCGCACACGGCGGTTTCGTCTACACCACGACCTATGCGGACGTCGTGAGAACCGCACGGGACGATGCCACCTTCTCCTCCTCCCGGGACGCCGATCCCGCCGGTGACGGCACGGTCATCGTGATTCCCCGGGGCGCGGGCCTGGAGCAGTACCCGATCGAGCTCGACCCGCCCCGCTCCACGCTGTACCGCGATCTGATCGAGCCGCTGCTCAGTCCCGCCGCGGTGGCCCGGCTACGGCCGATGATCGCGCGGCACACCGCACGGGTGATGGACGCGTTCATCGAGGCCGGATCCGCCGACCTCGTCGGCGATCTCACCAACCCCCTTCCGGCCGCGGTAACCCTTGACTGGCTCGGATTTCCCGAAGACGACTGGCCCCGCCTGGCCGGGCCGATCCATGACATCTTCGCGGCCCGGGCCGGTAGTGAACGGGCCGCGCGGGGCGCCGCCGGACTCGCCTTCATGGACCAGCGCATCCGCGAGCTCATCCGATCGCGCCGTGAGACACCTTGCGACGACGCGGTCTCCACCCTCGCCGGCGCCCGACGGCCCGACGGGAACCCTTTCGGTGACGACGAACTGGTCTCCGTGATCGGCCTTCTCGTGGCCGGCGGGGTCGACACCACCACCTCTCTGACCGGATCGACCCTGGTGCACCTGGCCCGCCACCCGCACGACCGGGCCCGCCTGCGCGAGCATCCAGACCTCCTCACGAGTGCCACCGAGGAGTTCCTGCGCGCTTTCGCCCCGTCGCAATCGATGGCCCGCACCGCCACCACCGACACCTCCATCGGCGGCTGCCCGGTGAAACACGGCGACCGCGTGCTGATTCCCTGGGTGGCAGCCAATTACGACCCGGCGGTCTTCGAGGCGCCGGACGAGATCCGGCTCGACCGGGACGCCCGCCGTCACCTGAGTTTCGGCATCGGCACCCACCGCTGTGTGGGCGCCCACCTGGCCCGGGCCATGTTCACCGAGATGATCGGTCAGGTGCTCACCCGGCTGGGCGACTACACGATCGACGAGGCCGGACTGCAGGAGTACCCGACCAAGGGCAACCAGGTCGGCTGGGACGCGATCCCGGCCCGCTTCACCCCCGGCCGGCCCTTCACGGTCACCCCGGACACGCTCACCGTCGGCGCGGTCGAGGAGATCGCGCGGGACATTCTCTCGGTCGAGTTCACCGCTCCCGACGGCTGCGCCCTGCCACCCTGGGAACCCGGTGCCCACCTCGAGATCGTGCTGCCCAGTGGCCAGTTGAGGCAGTACTCGCTCTGCGGTGACCCGGCGGACCTTTCCCGGTACCGGATCGCCGTGCTGCGGGAAGACGAGGGCCGCGGCGGCTCCCTGGAGCTGCACCACATCGCTACCCCGGGTCTCGTCGTGGGATTCCGTCCACCCCGCAACCACTTTCCCCTGTCCGAGGCACCGTCGTACCTCTTCCTGGCCGGGGGCATCGGCATCACTCCCCTGCTGCCGATGATTCACCACGCGGCCTCGACCGGCCGGACGTTCCGTGTGGTCTACGGCGGACGCCGGCGTGCCGGCATGGCCTTCGTCGCCGAGCTGGAAGACCTGGGCGGACTCACGGTCGTGCCGTACGAGGAATCCGGTTACCCGGACTTCGCCCGGCACGTGCAGGGCCTGCCGGAGGGCACCGCGGTCTACGCCTGCGGCTCCCCGAGCATGCTCACCGCGGTCGAGACGGCCTGCGCTGCACATGGTCTCGCTCTGTACACGGAACGTTTCACGGCCCCCGACGTCGACACTCTCGGCGACCCGGCCACCAACCCCCCGTTCGAGGTGATCCTGAGCCGCACCGGCACCCGCCTGCCCGTGCCCCCGGATCAGCGACTCATCGAGGTGGTCCGCCAGGCCCGCCCGAACCTGGCCTACGACTGTGAGAAGGGCTACTGCGGAGCCTGCGAGACCCGCGTCCTGTCCGGCATTCCCGAGCACCGCGACAGCCTGCTGACGCCGGCCGAGCGCGAGGCCGGCGCAACGATGATGATCTGCATCAGCCGCTGCGCCGAGGGCCCCCTAGTGCTCGACCTCTGA
- a CDS encoding NAD(P)-dependent alcohol dehydrogenase → MRITAALLEKPSSPFRITDVELSAPGPDEVLVRVVAVGICGTDLEFANFFPTPALLGHEGSGVVEAVGSRVTDLAPGDRVAMSFTSCGTCSSCRHGAPAYCRSFDALNFSGRRADGSTAVTFAGQDVNAHFLGQSSFASHVVAPVRAVVRLRPDADLDLAGPFGCGFQTGAGGVLNVLKPAVGSSIAVFGAGAVGTAAVIAASLSGCSPIVAVDIDARRLEAARVAGATAVVDASAGDAAGALRDIVPGGLDFAMDTTGHEKVLRTAVEALGPLGHAGVIGIGPSESMSFEWRSVLNGRSITGIIAGASVPQTFIPQLLDLHAAGRFPVDPLITSFCFEEINEAVNALRNGEVTKAVLRLPR, encoded by the coding sequence ATGCGCATCACCGCAGCCCTGCTCGAAAAGCCCTCTTCTCCTTTCAGAATCACTGACGTCGAACTCTCCGCCCCAGGTCCGGACGAGGTTCTGGTCCGCGTCGTCGCCGTCGGGATCTGCGGAACCGATCTGGAGTTCGCGAATTTCTTCCCCACGCCCGCGCTTCTCGGCCACGAGGGATCGGGGGTGGTCGAGGCGGTCGGTTCCCGGGTCACCGATCTGGCGCCGGGCGATCGGGTGGCGATGTCGTTCACCTCGTGCGGCACGTGTTCCAGTTGCCGGCACGGGGCCCCCGCCTACTGCCGTTCCTTCGACGCCCTGAACTTCTCCGGGCGCCGGGCCGACGGCTCCACCGCGGTGACCTTCGCAGGTCAGGACGTGAATGCACATTTCCTGGGCCAGTCCTCGTTCGCCAGCCACGTGGTGGCGCCGGTGCGGGCGGTGGTGCGGCTGCGTCCCGATGCCGACCTCGATCTCGCAGGGCCTTTCGGTTGCGGGTTCCAGACCGGCGCCGGGGGTGTGCTGAACGTGCTGAAACCGGCCGTGGGCAGCAGCATCGCCGTGTTCGGCGCGGGTGCGGTGGGCACCGCGGCGGTCATCGCGGCCTCGTTGTCAGGCTGTTCACCGATCGTCGCGGTAGACATCGACGCCCGCCGTCTCGAGGCCGCCCGGGTGGCCGGTGCGACGGCTGTCGTGGATGCGTCCGCTGGCGATGCCGCGGGGGCCCTGCGCGACATCGTGCCTGGTGGGCTGGACTTCGCCATGGACACGACGGGGCACGAGAAGGTGCTGCGCACAGCGGTCGAGGCACTGGGCCCGCTCGGGCACGCCGGGGTGATCGGCATCGGGCCGAGCGAGTCGATGAGTTTCGAGTGGCGCAGCGTTCTCAACGGGCGCTCCATCACCGGCATCATCGCCGGTGCCTCGGTGCCCCAGACCTTCATCCCCCAGCTCCTCGACCTGCACGCCGCCGGCCGTTTCCCCGTCGACCCGCTGATCACCTCCTTCTGCTTCGAGGAGATCAACGAGGCGGTGAATGCCCTGAGAAACGGCGAGGTGACCAAGGCGGTCCTGCGCCTGCCCCGATGA